TGGAACGCGTTGTAGGTCCACATTTCGGTTTCGGGCCGGTGGATGAGTGCGAGCGAGGTCTGATTCTGGTAACTGCACGTGCAGGTGCGGGTGTAGTCGGGGGCGTTGAGCACCCCGTTGGCGGCAATGAGGTTCGAGGTGCATCCGGATCGAAAACCGCCGAGATTGCCGGTGCCGCCGTCATTCACAAGATCGAAAAATCCGGCCGCGGCCGATCGGAACGTGACGAGGTTCTGGCAGGCAATCGCGGTGTTGCACCCGTGCTGCCGCTGCCAGTTCATGTCCAGTTGCGCGCCGGTTAGGGGGTTCTGTCGCTGGACGGGTTCGCCCGTCAACAGACTGAAAAACTTTTGTTGGGCGATGATGATTTCGCCGTGCAGCATGCACGGACCGCCGTAACTCAGTTTGCGATCCCAAAGGATCGAACCGTCCTGGGCCCGATACACCGCCATGCGATCGTTGGTTTCGTCCTTGAGCATGTCGCCCGATGCGCGGCCTGCCTGTAACAGCAAATCATGTTCCTGCGAATAGCCGAGCCATGTCCCGAAAACGCCTTCCTGGACGCGCCACTGCTCCCGTCCGGTCCGCAAATCCAAGGCGATCAGGCGTCCCGAATCCGGCATTTCGACGCCGCGCCGGGCCATGCGGTCCCGCAGTTCGTCCGTGGCGCGATCCAGACAAAACACCTTGCTGCCGCCAAGGGCAATCGCGTTGTGCCGGAACGCCGTGTCCGCCGTGCGCGACCAGAGCGGCGCGCCGGTGTGGCGGTCGAGGGCCACGATGCGCTTGCTGGCGACGGCGTTCCATGTCTGCCCCTTGATTTCCTCGTCGTACCGCAACGGACCCGATCCAGCTACCAGCACGTCATCCCACACACCGATGTATCCGAAATCCGGCGGTTCCGCCGCGCCTTCGGGGATTGGCAGGCTGAACTCGGACATGACGCTGCCCGTCGCGGGGTCGAGGCGCAGGCATTTCGATCCGTAGGCCACGTAGATGCCGTCGGAAAGAGACACGTAGTTGCTGCCGATTGCGTTCGCGCCCGGCTGATGGCTGGTATTGTCGTAGGCCTTGCCGATGGCCGGCAGGGAGGCCTGCCACAGCACGCGGCCCGTATACACGTCCAGCGCGCGAATCATGTCCGGCCCTTCGATGAACAGGCGGCCGTCCACGACCTGTTCGGACGGGCCGTGGCCGTGGCGCGGCAAAATGTCCTTGTTCGAGGAGCCGCCGAACCACAGCATGCCCAACGGCGCGCGCACGCGCGTTTCCCGCGACACCAGCGAATTCGAGGCGTCGGCATAGTGATGGGTCCAGTCGGCGGAACCGGGCAACGGGCCGGTCCGTCTCAACAGGACGTAATCGCCTTTCCGCTCCACCTGCGCCCCGTGCAAATCCGCGCCGGCCACGGTTTTTTCCAGGATTTCCGCCGTATTCCGTCCTGCGGCCATGCAGGCCGAGCCGCCATAGGGCCGCAGGCATTCGTACAGTTTCGACACCCGTTCCTTGCTTGCGGCAAAATCGTCCCCCACTTCGGCCAAGACGGCAAGGCCGGCGAAATACGGCGGCAACGACAGGTCTTCAAAATCCCCTTCGATCAGCGCCACGCGCACCCCATACAGGCCGCTCGCATCGAGCATCCCGCGCGCGGCGGAAACGGCCTTGTCCGGTCCGGCGCCCACGATGTGCAGCTGCGATTCCCGCGCCAGGGCTGCGGCCAGTTCGCCGTTGCCGATATCCGGCAACAGCGCGTATCCCTCTGAAACGCCCGTCGCCTCCAGTATCGCGCGGACCTTGGCAAGCGCCGTCGCATCGCCGGGCGTTGTTTTGCTGTTGGAGGCATCCATAACGATCGCGGCCTGCTTCTTTGCGCCAAAACAATGGATCCGGCCTTCAAGCGTCGAAACGTAGAGGCGGCCATTCGCCGCGGCAAGCCGGACGGGATGGCCCTCGACTTCCGCTTCCCAGACCACGCCCGGTTCGCCGCCGTTTGGGGGCGGATCGATCGCAAAGACGAAACCCGGCCTGCAACCGTAAAGACGATTGCCGGCCATAATGAAATTGGACGCCTGACACGGAAACGACCACAATTCCGGCGCCTGCCATTTCCAGGTCGTTCGCTTTTTGCTGTCCGTGTCGCTGACCGCCTCGATCGTCGAGGCGTCGAACGCGCGAAGCCGGTCGTGGTCCATGCCCACGATCGTCCCGCCGGTCATGACCACCGTCGAGGGAAAAGCCCCCAAATTCCGGCCTGTCTCCAATTGATATAGCGCGCCGGGATTGATGTAGAAACGATCCCGCGCCGCAATGCGATAGTCGCCGTACCGGTTGTTGGCGTCCAGTTCGTAATACAAAAGACGGCCCGTCTTGCGGTCGAGACACGCCGCCGGCGCGCGCCCGTTC
The nucleotide sequence above comes from Candidatus Hydrogenedentota bacterium. Encoded proteins:
- a CDS encoding PQQ-binding-like beta-propeller repeat protein, giving the protein MVFRVWTFLSLLVFWLAPALCAEDWPMWRCDTGHTGASPEKLPDDLHLQWSLALPPRERAWPDDERLEFDIAYEPIVAADTLYLGSPHNDAVMAFDAESGAERWRFHTEGPIRFAPAIANGLLYAGSDDGFLYCLDAASGALRWRFQAALSNRKVLGNARMISVWPVRGAPVVADGTVYFAAGIWPFEGVCVYALDAATGAVRWLHDNYDVKFMLQPHHSPAFAGMAPQGYLTLCGDNLLVPNGRAPAACLDRKTGRLLYYELDANNRYGDYRIAARDRFYINPGALYQLETGRNLGAFPSTVVMTGGTIVGMDHDRLRAFDASTIEAVSDTDSKKRTTWKWQAPELWSFPCQASNFIMAGNRLYGCRPGFVFAIDPPPNGGEPGVVWEAEVEGHPVRLAAANGRLYVSTLEGRIHCFGAKKQAAIVMDASNSKTTPGDATALAKVRAILEATGVSEGYALLPDIGNGELAAALARESQLHIVGAGPDKAVSAARGMLDASGLYGVRVALIEGDFEDLSLPPYFAGLAVLAEVGDDFAASKERVSKLYECLRPYGGSACMAAGRNTAEILEKTVAGADLHGAQVERKGDYVLLRRTGPLPGSADWTHHYADASNSLVSRETRVRAPLGMLWFGGSSNKDILPRHGHGPSEQVVDGRLFIEGPDMIRALDVYTGRVLWQASLPAIGKAYDNTSHQPGANAIGSNYVSLSDGIYVAYGSKCLRLDPATGSVMSEFSLPIPEGAAEPPDFGYIGVWDDVLVAGSGPLRYDEEIKGQTWNAVASKRIVALDRHTGAPLWSRTADTAFRHNAIALGGSKVFCLDRATDELRDRMARRGVEMPDSGRLIALDLRTGREQWRVQEGVFGTWLGYSQEHDLLLQAGRASGDMLKDETNDRMAVYRAQDGSILWDRKLSYGGPCMLHGEIIIAQQKFFSLLTGEPVQRQNPLTGAQLDMNWQRQHGCNTAIACQNLVTFRSAAAGFFDLVNDGGTGNLGGFRSGCTSNLIAANGVLNAPDYTRTCTCSYQNQTSLALIHRPETEMWTYNAFQAGAERVQRIGLNLGAPGDRRDELGTLWLDYPSVGGPSPDIPVVTEPPDPVCYRHHSLRMTGDGPAWVGASGMKGLRRMQITVEEGARDSRPCTVRLVFAEPGEADKDRRIFDVSLQGRKVLRYFNIAAEAGGTMRTLVKEFTGISIRDALEIVLDPGKGSETLLCGVEIMH